atagatcggccatgattgaatggcagagtagacttgatgggctgaatggcctaattctgctccaatcgcttatgaccttatgaccttccctacacactagggacaatttataaaagctaattaacctacaaacctgtacgtctttggaacatgggaggaaactggagcaccggagaaaaaccgaagataggcaccaaatgctggtcacagggggaatgtgcaaactccatacagacagcacgtgtactcaggatcaaacacgggtctctggcagcaactctgtgaggcagcaactctactgctgagccaccatgccgaCATTCAGGCTGAGATTTTGTGTAGTGAAATATCCAGCCTTCTGCAAAcaaacacggtagcgcagcggtagagttgctgctttacagcgaatgcagcgccggagactcaggttcgatcctgactacgggtgctgcactgtaaggagtttgtacgttctccccgtgacctgcgtgggttttctccgagatcttcggtttcctcccacactccaaagacgtacaggtatgtaggttaattggctgggtaaatgtaaaaattgtccctagtgggtgtaggatagtgttaatgtacggggatcactgggcggcacggacttggagggccgaaaaggcctgtttccggctgtatatatataataatataatataataacatAATGCACATGAACAGACATCAGCACTTTGTATGAATAAAGCGTAATTGCCAGATTACGATCATATCCCCTTAATAAATCTCGTTTTGATTCTCCATCTGGGCTCGCTTCTTGGGTCTTGCCTCCTCCCTTGATTGACAAACTTAGGTTGTTTTTTCTGGAACACCAGATGTTTGTCCCTTCCCCTCATCtcattccacctatattccttcctccggcttcacatttcTATCCTcacctccttatctcacacttttttgcAATTTCATCtgcggcctttgtccaaccatctgccaaacaaATTCCCCCCCtcgtctgtatccacctatcacttgccaggctttgtctttccccattctctcccctaccatcccccactacaatcagtctgaaaaagggtccagacTCGAAACATTGCCTTAGCTtgtactccagagatactgcttgacatgTTGACATATTCGGTGTATTTTTTGGGAAACCAACTTCTGGATTTTGTTGTGCCCAGTCTGCTATGCTTGTATACCAGCCCGGTCTGTATCTTGCATTTTGACACCCTCTGTAGTCATATGCCTCCATTTTTTTCCTTCCAAATTGGACAATTTCATATTTCCCCAGGAGATACTCCATTTGTCTTTTCCCCCCATTCAGTGCACATATCTATCTCCCAGTGCACATATCTATCTCCCAGTGCACATATCTATCTCCCAGTGCACATATCTATCTCCCAGTGCACATATCTATCTCCCAGTGCACATATCTATCTCCCTTTGCCACATATCTATCTCCCTTTGCTGCCTCCGCATGTCTTCTTCACAACTTACCAACCTATTTTTGTGCCATTAGGACATTTAGCAACCATACCTTCAGTACCTTCATCcaaataatttatataaattataagGATGCAGAACCAATCCTTGTGTAATACCACTCATTGTATCTTACTAATCAGCAtaagacccatttatacccatttCCTGTTAGCCAGTAAATCTTCTATCTGCACCAAATGTAACCTGCCCCTGTAACCCGAGATTTTATTTTCCACAGAaacctttatcaaatgccttcggTAAATCCTGTGGGAGATGGTTGTTTTCCGGGACTTTTCTAGGGGTTGAAGAAACTTGCCATGTATCAGCCCCTTCCTGTTATGTAGATCTTGCTGCTTGCAGCCATTTGCTGAGTAGAAAATGGAATTGAGCATTGCACAACGATCTGTGCACATCCCCACTTCGGTCCTTAATGTAGATGAAGTAGCTGGAGATGGCTGTGTCTAGGACGTTGGTCTGTGAAGCGTCCATGTTAGACCTCCAACAAGTAAACAAATAATGTGCCGGGACCTGGAGGGCAGACCTGTTTtagctctgtatttctaaactaaactaaacctagctTCATTTATTCGATATTTAGTGTTTTCCCTTGATGCCCTTCTAACTACGGTTTTCtatctgaagagtctcgacccaaaacgtcacccgttccatctctcaagagatgctgcccgtcctgctgagttagtccagcatttggtgcctatcttcggtttttcCAAGGCTTGTGGTGTCACACTTGATCAAATGCTGCATTGATGCCGAGGGTAGTCACTCGGGCATTGAACTCGTTGGTCCGAGTCTGTAATGGAGTCGAGAATCAAGTGGTCCTGGCGAACATTATTGAGCAActggagacaagaaactgcagatgctgggatattGAGTgcagcacaaagtgctagagcaccCATGGCAGgaatgaacaggcgacgtttcatgcTATATCCTCTGGGaataaaatgtcacctgtccattgcctccagaAACAGCTTATGATCCACTGtgtcactccagtactttgtgtctaattTATTACCGAGCAAGTATTGATTCAAGTGCCATTTCATAGCCACTGCTCATGACATATTCCATCTTTTTGATGTTTGAAAGGGTAATAATGCCCAGGCTGGGTTGATATTGGACTGTGTAATCAGCAGCTGCTAGTTTTCCAGATTGCTTCGTAGACGTCACTGGTGTAACTGCACAACAGCCGTCTGGCTGGAGTCCATAACCGTTGCTGCACCAAGCCATATAATGACACAAGCTGCAGGTTGAATTGCCCGATACCTGGTTTCTGGAAGGGTGGAGCTCAGGAACTCCCCAGATAGATCACTAACTTAGCTCTGCTAaagcaacaaggaactgtagctagacacaaagtgctggagtaactcagggggtcaggaagcatctctggagagaaggaatgggtgacgtttcaggtcgaggcccttcttcaatctgaagaaggatctcgatccgaaacgtcacccatttcttctctccagcgatgctgcctgaccccctgagttactccagcattttgtgtctaccttcgatttaaaccagcatctgtagttttctttcccaaggaactgcagctgctggtttacaagtgtgggagtaactcagcgcatcaggtaacatctctggagaacaccgataggtgacattttggatctgaaACTTTCTGCAGTCTGAATGCTCCCGATACTAAAcggcatctgtccatgttctccacggatgctgcccgacctgttgttaCTTGAGCATGTTGGTTTTAGCTCTGCTGAATGATGGCATAAAGGCTGCAAGCCCTGTCCTGAGTCTCCAGCTCAGCACCAGTGATTACGAGGAGTGTGGGGGCCGCCTGGTTCATTGGTCACGTGATCGGCAGTGTGGGGCCTCCTGGTTCATTGGTCAGCACCACCATCACCAGTGATCGGCCGCCTGGTTCGTTGGTCAGCACCACCACCATAATTGAATGAGAGTTTGATGCAAATCATGAGTCAGAGCCGTACATCGAGCAATCACATGCACGATGGGGGTAAGAGGCCCCACCACTTCTACGACCACGATTAATCCCCAACAACCTCACATGCCCttacatgggcagcacagtgccacagcagGAGAGTTTCccccttacagcactggagacacaggttcgatcccaacaggtgctgtctgtgcagagtttgtacgttttccccgcgaGTCTTcgccgagctcttcggtttcctcccatgctgctaagacgtacaggtatgtaggtaaattggttgggtaaatgtaaacattggctccagtgtgcgtaggatagtgttaataggcaGTGATCGCTGGGCCTGCTGTCACActggacctctaaactaaataaactaagatGCTCTCTGTCCCTAACTTGCTTCTTGTCCCGCTACCAATATTGGATTGACCCTTATCAAGGAGGGCGACTCCATAAGACACTTGGGCAATTAAACGAATAGGAAAAGATCAGACAgaccttagatggggtatcttagtCAGCACAGACAAGTTGGGCTAAGGAGCCTGTGTGTTATgttcagctctatgactctaaagacaGACTGTTATAGTGCATAGATGCTAAGATCCAATTCCAAACCTGCCACACAAGGCAATGGATGCCCAATACTTTGACAGCAGATGGAAGAGGTGGGGTAGCTAAGGATGGGCTTTAAGGAAATAAAACATGGATGGTAACAGGAAGTATTTCCTGGGTTCCTGGTTGGATGGTCATTACACAGTTGTGCATAAATAAATAGACCAGAACATTAACAATcttagcactttttttttttaaattgcacaaGATATAAATATTTAAATTGAGAAAGCATCTTTAATTACATCCAGGCAATGGCAAAAAGAAAAGCAGACTGTCATATGCATTTACATGGTAAATTACAGGAGGATATCTAGTATAGGATGCATCTCTGTACATGCAGGTACTTTGAAAGGGAGGGAAATGAactatctgcagtgccttgtcacACTCCAATATATCTAATTGATGACAACTTTTAGACACAAAGCAGTGATTACTAAACATCGACACGTTATCCATATACAAGGTATACGAGGATTGCAAATGATGCAAGTTAATATATTAATAAATTTCCAATGAGAATCCTTTTGGTGGCCATTAAAACGCATCTTCAGAAGTGATGGTCAAAATATTACTAGATTTTACAATTTGCCCTAAAGACAAATTCACCTAAACAATGGAGTTTTATGGTTACATCAAAGGTTCTGTGCAAATAAGGCAGCTTGCTAGCCACATCCTAGCCATAGCACGCAACCTGCCTTGAACTCAAGACCAAATACAGCTCCAGCTGAATAATGTTTGGAGCCATGTTTATCAAACTGCAATTAATTGGGGAAAGAGTTCGCTAGTGAAagcatcttcccagctgttgcccAGAGTTAGTGGGGAAGACATGTCACTTAAAGGGGACGAGGATCCTTCATAGTCAGAATCGTGATAATCTAAGGGGTACAGGGGCTTTTCTTGACACTGCCTGGATGAAAGGGTGTTTGCAAGTCGCAGTTCAGCGATGAGCTCATCTTCCAAGGGTTCCTGTTTGAGTTCCATCGGCAAAGAGGCTTCTGCAATGACTTCACTGGTGCCACATAAAGATACTTGCTCAATTTTGATGCCAGTTTCACTGCTCTGGTCAAGGCTGGCCTCAGCCAATGGCTTGTGGTAGAAGTGGTCAGAGTGGATCATTTCATTAATGGCTTCCAGCTTTGTTGATGGGGCCCCCAGAGACACAGAGGTGGAGGGTGGTAAGGAACCAACGTTGTCACCATAAGCACATTCTCCCAGCTCAAAGGGCTTGGATCCTTCCGTGAATCGGAGCAAGGTTTCTGGGTCAAAATAGTCCAGAATGCCCAGGAAGAGATCAGACTGCAAGGAAATAAAAATCAGTTAGATTTCTGGAATAGACTTTAAACTGACCATTAGATCTGTCCAAGCACTGTACAACAGTACCGGGAATACAAAATCGAAGGAAGTGGTCATTCTTGCAGCTGAATGATTGCACCGTGCCCACATATTAAATATGTCAACCTCATTGATGGCTTCCTCAGAGTGGGGGAATGGGGATTTTGAAAGTTCACACACAAGATGATTTCAGTGTTATTGTTTACACTCAACCATAAATAACGAGACAAATTCATGCCTGCTGTAGAGTGCTTGGTCCCTTTATAGGTTTAATAGAGAGCAATAAACAAATTAAAAATCAGGCTTTTAACCAGTTAGCCTTAGATTCTATCCAAACTAAAGCCAGCTTCTTTCATATAGGGACTTTCGGTTTTAAAGTTTTAAGAATTAAAATCTTGTTAGTCTTGCCTGAAAAAAAAATGGAACTTTAGTCCAAGTGGAAACCTATCAAGTTAAAACTGAGTAGTCAGAACAGAGCCACATTCAAGATCCAATACCAATTGAATGCAACTCTGACCTTTTGACTCCAAAACCAAAATCAGAATTCCATCTACTAGACTTTGCCCCATTTGGAAAAGGATATTTGCCACAATGAaacgtggacagtgccttctgcaaGATGGTTAAATACAGCAAGTGCATAAAAGTATATTATGTAATGCACAAAAAATGCAGAGTGATCCTAACTTGCAATTAGACCCAACGCAGCTGGTTCCCCGATGCCAATTCCCCATAGTTGTACCAGGTAATGAAGTCTTGCAACTTCCTTTGGCGGAAGCTAtaaaacccctcagattcccattgtaCCAGCCTGCCTCCCAGCACATGGAAAAGCAGTTTCTTTAAACCAAGTGCTCCATTGTTGCTCGCAGTCCTTCGGCCAATAGCACCTCGGACTACCCTTGTttcgactttgctggctttaccttacactaaatggTATTCCATGATCATGTCctatatgcactgtaaatggctcaattgtaatcacaattgtagtctttccgctgacgggataatgcacaacaaaagcttttcactgaacccgaCAGTAAAATGAACTGAATTGTAGTCTTCTATTTTCCACCTCCAAAATTGGCAACAAGGTACAAATTATCCCCACTGCAAGAGGATGTATATTACATGGGTCACATTTAGCCTCTGGTTAGAAAGCTGCTCAGAAAAGTAAtagcttttatttttttttaatttttggttAGACAAATATTTAGACAAGGATGATTTACAAAAATGCCCTAGGTAAGACACACATATGCTTATGCTTTAAGGCATTAAGATTTGTGGCAATTTAAAATGAATTACACCCAGCAATCCTGTTGCCCACCTGAGCCAGCCCAAGACTTACCTCAGAGTCTGAAGAGTCAACGCTGTCAGTATCCACGTGGAAGTCATCAGCCTGGCAAGCGGCTGGGCCTGCACCTGCTGCAGAGGCACACATAGTCTGAGTACTGCGGACTCAGCGGACCCGGCCGCCAGGCTCATCTCATCCACCCTGGCCTGTAGAAGTACCTGCACACAAGAAAGGACAAAGCCTTAGCAACATCAGGCTAACAAACAAATGTTTATTAACAACCAGCTTCTGTTATCGCACTTCCAAAAAAATCTCAACCTCCGTGTGGAAAATTAAAACTTGCTGCCAAAATACACAAGAGTGTATTCGGGCTGGTAACTAAATACATGGGCAAAAAGAGAGAGATTTTGTTTCAGAGATTGAGATGCAAGAGGTTTAGGCAAATGTATGAACCTGATTCCTATAGTCGAAATTATAGTCACCACAATGTAGAATAATGAATAGGGATATATAGCCAAGGTAACCCAAAGCACAGATTTTTGTCTGATCAGAATAAGTTATTTCTGGATTCATTTAACACTCCTGCTAATGCCGTGTGCTATTAGATTGCTGGTTTCAAATGATTTGTTCTCATTATTGTTCATGAGAAATGTTATACCCACAATGGTAAACAAATAGTGGCCCTAGACTTCCCCAAAGTTTTCTCTGCTACTTGGCTAACTTGCAGTCCTCttaacacctcacacacacagataggaatagattgggtagatgcccagagtaagAGAAAAATCAAGaactcgaggacataggtttaatgtgatatGGGAacaattcaataggaatctgaggggtataattctcaacagagggtggtaggtatatggaatgccaGGGGAGATAGTTGCAGCAGAAACTATAACCGCATTCGAAAGATATTTTGATAGGTACCTGGCTCGGAAAGGTTTgagagaaatgggccaaacacaagcaggtgggactaatgtagatggtgcaccttggttggcatgggaaagatATGCCACAGGGTcattttccatactgtatgacaacATTTAGTCTAATCTAAGATCTATATATtcctttatcactctatctaatACTCCACTAGGAGTGGACCAAAACTTTAGATCAATGGTCCCCCAGCATTCAATTTTAAATATGTGTATTAAAAATGGCTACACATACAGACAATGCAGTTTTGAAAATATTAGGCAATGACATTAAAATATAACCATTTCTGAGAATCTTCATGTTTTGAATGGAATTAAAGTTGTTAGGACTATTGAGAATACAAAAACAACAACCTTTGGGAAAAATATACTGTCAGAAGATCAAAGCCCATCTGGCATATAgaatgttcaggaaggaactgcagatgctggtttaaaccaaatatagacacaaaatgctgaagtaactcagcgggacaggcagcatctctggagagatggaatgggtgacgttgaatcgagacccttcttcacactctgaagaagggtgaagaccagaaatgtcacccattccttctctccagagatgctgtctgtctggctgagttacttcagcattttgtgcccatctttggcatgtggaatGGCCTTCAGAAAGATACCACAAGATGGAGTTG
This Rhinoraja longicauda isolate Sanriku21f chromosome 25, sRhiLon1.1, whole genome shotgun sequence DNA region includes the following protein-coding sequences:
- the xbp1 gene encoding LOW QUALITY PROTEIN: X-box-binding protein 1 (The sequence of the model RefSeq protein was modified relative to this genomic sequence to represent the inferred CDS: deleted 2 bases in 1 codon), with protein sequence MVVVSSKVLLMPGGQPVGPGLGLGSGRQVSLLYPVQGGPPQLFTPSAAAGHSHRKRQRLTHLSPEEKALRRKLKNRVAAQTARDRKKARMSELEDQVSEMELENQKLQIENRLLHEKTHSLMTENQELRQRLGMEALDTEKEKVLLQARVDEMSLAAGSAESAVLRLCVSAAGAGPAACQADDFHVDTDSVDSSDSESDLFLGILDYFDPETLLRFTEGSKPFELGECAYGDNVGSLPPSTSVSLGAPSTKLEAINEMIHSDHFYHKPLAEASLDQSSETGIKIEQVSLCGTSEVIAEASLPMELKQEPLEDELIAELRLANTLSSRQCQEKPLYPLDYHDSDYEGSSSPLSDMSSPLTLGNSWEDAFTSELFPQLIAV